One Echinicola strongylocentroti DNA window includes the following coding sequences:
- a CDS encoding acetyl-CoA hydrolase/transferase family protein has protein sequence MNVSFSTAEEAVKVVKSNDRVFVHGSAATPSTLLNALAQRHQELKNVEIVSITTLGEMPLTEEPYQKSFYINSLFVSANVRNAVNSSHGGYVPIFLSEIGILFRRNILPIDVAIVNVSPPDIHGYCTLGTSVDVAKPAVETAKITIAQINPHMPRTHGDGMIHLSKFDHVVESNDPLPEVDYSSKIGENELKIGNHIAELIEDGSTLQMGIGAIPDAVLDALHHHKDLGVHTEMFSNGIMGLMDSGALTNKYKDKHPGKVVTSFAVGNRALYDRINDNPILSFHETAYVNDTAVIRRNPKVISINSCLEMDLTGQVCADSIGTYHYSGVGGQMDFMRGAALSVGGKPIMALSATTKKGASKIVPFLREGAGVVTTRAHMHYVVTEYGVAYLYGKNLRQRAVALMDIAAPEHREVIEKSIIERFGSVNHPTS, from the coding sequence ATGAATGTTTCATTTTCCACTGCAGAAGAAGCCGTAAAAGTAGTCAAAAGCAACGACAGGGTGTTTGTCCATGGAAGTGCTGCCACACCATCCACATTACTCAATGCACTTGCCCAACGCCATCAAGAACTAAAAAACGTGGAAATCGTCTCCATCACCACCTTAGGAGAGATGCCATTGACCGAAGAACCTTATCAAAAGAGCTTCTATATTAACTCGCTCTTTGTCTCGGCCAATGTACGGAATGCTGTCAATTCCAGTCATGGCGGCTACGTTCCTATTTTTCTAAGCGAGATAGGCATTCTGTTCAGGCGGAATATCCTCCCCATCGACGTGGCCATTGTCAATGTATCTCCTCCTGATATTCATGGATATTGCACCTTGGGCACATCTGTAGATGTAGCCAAACCTGCGGTAGAAACAGCAAAAATAACCATTGCCCAGATCAACCCTCATATGCCCAGAACCCACGGCGATGGCATGATCCATTTGAGCAAATTTGATCATGTAGTGGAATCCAATGACCCGCTACCTGAAGTGGACTATTCCAGTAAGATTGGAGAAAACGAACTGAAAATAGGCAATCATATTGCCGAACTCATTGAAGATGGCTCTACCCTGCAGATGGGAATAGGAGCTATCCCTGATGCTGTTTTAGATGCACTGCACCACCACAAAGACCTAGGTGTCCATACCGAGATGTTTTCCAATGGCATCATGGGACTGATGGACAGTGGCGCGCTCACCAATAAATACAAAGACAAGCATCCCGGAAAAGTAGTCACTTCGTTTGCCGTAGGCAACAGAGCCCTATATGACAGGATCAATGACAACCCTATCCTTTCTTTTCATGAAACTGCCTATGTCAATGATACGGCAGTAATCAGAAGAAACCCCAAGGTGATTTCCATCAACTCCTGTCTGGAAATGGACCTTACCGGCCAAGTATGCGCTGACTCGATCGGCACCTATCACTATTCCGGTGTAGGTGGCCAAATGGATTTTATGCGCGGAGCGGCACTTTCTGTGGGCGGAAAACCGATCATGGCACTTTCTGCCACCACCAAAAAAGGAGCCTCCAAAATCGTCCCCTTCCTTCGTGAAGGCGCAGGAGTGGTCACCACCAGAGCGCACATGCACTATGTAGTGACCGAATATGGCGTGGCTTACCTGTATGGCAAAAACCTTCGCCAGAG
- a CDS encoding methylmalonyl-CoA mutase family protein encodes MTQKAKAYKPKHHVRIVTAASLFDGHDAAINIMRRIIQSAGCEVIHLGHNRSVQEIVSCAIQEDAQAIAITSYQGGHTEFFKYMYDLLHEKGAGHIKVFGGGGGTILPEEISELQEYGISRIYSPDDGRSMGLQGMINDLVEQADFPLGNDLNEAILPDRNRPEVIARWISAAENFPDAYQEMLKKQGVGDRGKSVPVLGITGTGGAGKSSLVDELARRFLVDFEDKHLAIISVDPSKRKTGGALLGDRIRMNAINDPRIYMRSLATRQANLSLSKHVKDAVDIVKMAGYDLVILETSGIGQSDTEVADHADLSLYVMTPEYGAASQLEKIDMLDFADVVALNKFDKRGAYDALRDVKKQFVRNHGLWDAKDDELPVIGTIASQFNDPGMNKLYRELMNRVATLGSNEFTPSEVLSTEESEKLFIIPPSRTRYLSEILEENQRFEKWAREQKEVANRLYGIKKTLQTLEEEGADAALVEKLETTYAAVSAKLDPANQQWLEAWADQVESYQKDHFTFSVRGKEIRIQTHSNSLSGTRIPKVALPKYEAWGDLLQWKFKENVPGKFPFTAGVFPFKREGEDPTRMFAGEGGPERTNKRFHYVSRDMPAKRLSTAFDSVTLYGEDPGYRPDIYGKIGNSGVNICCLDDMKKLYSGFDLADPRTSVSMTINGPAATMTAFFMNTAIDQQCERYIHQNGLLEKVDAQIEAIYNERGVERPTYQGDIPAGHDGLGLLLLGVTGDQVLPAEVYESIKTATLTKVRGTVQADILKEDQAQNTCIFSTEFSLRLMGDVQQYFIDKGVRNFYSVSISGYHIAEAGANPITQLALTLSNGFTYVEYYVSRGMDVNAFAPNLSFFFSNGIDPEYAVIGRVARRIWAKAMKLTYGADERSQMLKYHIQTSGRSLHAQEIDFNDIRTTLQALYAIYDNCNSLHTNAYDEAITTPTEASVRRAMAIQLIINKELGLAKNENPLQGAFIIEELTDLVEEAVYAEFERITERGGVLGAMETMYQRGKIQEESLHYETLKHAGTYPIIGVNTFLSSAGSPTVTPGEVIRATREEKEEQIKAIDNLHKKYKTQSTALLNDLKEAAVDNENLFSQLMEAAKHCSLGQITHALYEVGGQYRRNM; translated from the coding sequence ATGACCCAAAAGGCAAAAGCATATAAGCCCAAACATCACGTCAGAATTGTAACGGCAGCTTCTCTCTTTGATGGCCACGATGCTGCCATCAATATTATGAGAAGGATAATTCAGTCAGCAGGCTGTGAGGTAATCCATTTGGGACATAATCGATCTGTCCAGGAAATTGTTTCCTGTGCTATCCAAGAAGATGCCCAAGCGATAGCGATCACGTCCTATCAAGGAGGCCACACGGAATTTTTTAAATACATGTACGACCTTCTCCATGAAAAGGGAGCAGGACATATCAAGGTTTTTGGCGGTGGGGGAGGAACCATACTTCCAGAAGAAATCAGTGAACTCCAAGAATACGGTATCTCTAGGATTTATTCCCCAGATGATGGACGATCTATGGGGCTACAGGGCATGATCAATGACCTCGTGGAGCAAGCAGATTTCCCATTAGGGAATGATTTAAATGAAGCCATATTACCGGATAGAAACCGCCCAGAAGTAATAGCCCGTTGGATTTCTGCAGCCGAGAATTTCCCTGATGCCTACCAGGAGATGCTTAAAAAGCAAGGTGTTGGAGATAGGGGCAAGTCCGTGCCAGTATTGGGAATAACGGGTACAGGTGGTGCGGGAAAGTCATCCTTGGTGGATGAGTTGGCCAGGAGGTTTTTGGTGGATTTTGAGGATAAGCATTTGGCGATTATTTCAGTAGATCCCTCCAAGCGGAAGACAGGAGGAGCACTGTTAGGGGATCGGATTAGAATGAATGCGATCAATGACCCCCGTATTTATATGCGTTCACTGGCTACACGTCAGGCCAATCTGTCCCTGTCAAAACACGTGAAAGATGCGGTGGATATCGTGAAAATGGCCGGGTACGATCTGGTGATCTTGGAAACATCAGGTATCGGCCAATCCGACACAGAGGTGGCCGATCATGCGGACCTTTCCCTGTATGTGATGACACCCGAATATGGAGCCGCTTCCCAGTTGGAAAAGATTGATATGCTGGATTTTGCGGATGTGGTCGCATTGAACAAATTTGACAAAAGAGGTGCGTATGATGCGCTGAGAGATGTGAAAAAGCAGTTTGTGCGCAATCACGGATTATGGGATGCGAAGGACGATGAACTACCGGTAATCGGTACCATTGCGTCGCAGTTTAACGATCCAGGCATGAATAAGCTTTATCGGGAGCTGATGAACAGGGTGGCTACACTTGGCTCCAATGAATTCACCCCATCAGAAGTCCTGTCAACGGAAGAGTCAGAGAAGCTATTTATTATTCCGCCTTCCAGGACGAGGTACCTGTCCGAAATATTAGAAGAAAACCAACGCTTCGAAAAGTGGGCCAGAGAACAGAAGGAAGTTGCCAATCGTCTCTATGGTATCAAAAAGACACTGCAAACGCTGGAAGAGGAGGGGGCTGATGCCGCATTGGTAGAAAAGTTGGAAACCACTTATGCTGCTGTGTCCGCAAAATTGGATCCTGCAAATCAGCAGTGGCTTGAAGCTTGGGCGGATCAAGTGGAAAGTTACCAAAAAGACCATTTTACATTCTCGGTGCGAGGAAAAGAAATCCGCATACAGACCCATTCCAATTCTCTTTCAGGAACCAGAATCCCAAAAGTAGCCCTTCCCAAGTATGAGGCTTGGGGAGACTTGCTTCAGTGGAAATTCAAGGAGAATGTTCCCGGTAAGTTTCCTTTTACGGCAGGGGTTTTTCCCTTCAAGCGTGAGGGGGAGGATCCTACTCGGATGTTTGCCGGCGAAGGTGGCCCAGAGCGCACCAACAAACGCTTTCATTATGTCTCAAGGGACATGCCTGCCAAGCGGCTGTCGACGGCATTTGATTCGGTGACCCTTTACGGTGAGGATCCAGGCTACCGGCCAGACATATACGGTAAAATCGGCAATTCCGGAGTGAATATATGCTGTTTGGATGATATGAAAAAACTGTATTCAGGCTTTGACTTGGCAGATCCCCGCACGTCAGTTTCCATGACCATCAATGGTCCAGCGGCAACGATGACGGCTTTTTTTATGAATACAGCGATCGATCAGCAATGTGAGCGATACATCCATCAAAATGGGCTATTGGAGAAAGTGGATGCCCAGATTGAAGCGATATATAATGAAAGAGGCGTGGAGCGCCCCACTTACCAAGGTGATATTCCAGCAGGACATGATGGGCTTGGATTGTTGCTATTGGGCGTGACAGGGGATCAAGTCCTGCCAGCAGAAGTATACGAGTCCATAAAAACAGCCACCCTGACCAAAGTCAGGGGTACTGTCCAAGCGGATATTTTGAAAGAAGACCAAGCCCAGAACACGTGCATCTTTTCCACAGAGTTTTCGCTACGTTTGATGGGAGATGTGCAGCAGTATTTTATCGATAAGGGAGTTCGGAATTTTTATTCCGTTTCTATCTCCGGCTATCACATCGCTGAGGCAGGTGCCAATCCCATTACCCAGCTGGCACTCACCCTTTCCAATGGATTTACCTATGTGGAGTATTATGTGTCCAGGGGAATGGATGTAAATGCATTTGCACCGAATCTGTCCTTTTTCTTTTCCAATGGAATTGATCCGGAATATGCGGTGATCGGAAGGGTGGCACGCAGGATATGGGCAAAGGCCATGAAGCTGACGTATGGTGCCGATGAGCGCTCGCAGATGCTGAAGTACCACATCCAGACGTCCGGAAGGTCGTTGCACGCTCAGGAAATAGACTTTAATGACATCCGCACCACCCTCCAGGCCCTGTATGCCATTTATGATAATTGTAATTCCTTGCATACCAATGCTTACGATGAGGCCATTACGACCCCTACCGAGGCTTCGGTGAGAAGGGCCATGGCCATACAGCTGATTATTAATAAAGAGCTAGGTTTGGCAAAGAATGAGAACCCTCTTCAGGGGGCATTTATAATTGAAGAACTTACCGACTTGGTGGAGGAAGCCGTTTATGCTGAATTTGAACGGATCACCGAACGTGGAGGGGTGCTTGGAGCCATGGAGACCATGTATCAAAGAGGAAAAATCCAGGAAGAAAGCCTCCATTATGAGACATTAAAGCACGCCGGTACGTATCCTATTATAGGGGTGAATACATTTCTCTCTTCTGCAGGATCTCCCACGGTGACGCCAGGAGAGGTGATCCGTGCCACTAGAGAAGAAAAAGAAGAACAGATCAAGGCAATTGACAATTTACATAAGAAATATAAAACCCAATCGACAGCACTACTGAATGATTTGAAGGAGGCTGCTGTTGATAATGAAAACCTATTTTCGCAGCTGATGGAGGCAGCGAAGCATTGTTCACTGGGACAGATTACGCATGCCCTCTATGAGGTAGGTGGGCAATATCGCAGAAATATGTGA
- a CDS encoding OsmC family protein, with the protein MAKRNVTVTMKADYEYEAVNPQGNKVQIDMYDPEKKQHQSPMDLVLSAVASCASVDAVLMMKKKRKTVEDFKVETEGDRNDGVPAFYKSIHMKFVLTSPDATEEEFAKVVKLSVDKYCSVSASLSAEISYSSEVVRP; encoded by the coding sequence ATGGCAAAAAGAAATGTGACGGTTACGATGAAGGCGGATTATGAATACGAAGCAGTAAATCCGCAGGGAAATAAGGTGCAGATAGACATGTACGATCCTGAAAAGAAGCAACATCAGTCACCTATGGATTTGGTATTGTCAGCAGTGGCCAGCTGTGCTTCTGTGGATGCGGTGCTGATGATGAAGAAAAAAAGAAAGACAGTGGAAGATTTTAAAGTGGAAACAGAGGGTGACAGAAATGATGGTGTCCCTGCATTTTATAAATCCATTCACATGAAGTTTGTCCTTACTTCTCCTGATGCTACCGAGGAAGAGTTTGCCAAGGTGGTGAAATTGTCAGTGGATAAGTACTGCTCGGTTTCGGCATCCCTTAGTGCGGAGATCAGTTACAGTTCGGAAGTGGTCAGGCCATGA
- a CDS encoding cache domain-containing protein has product MKCVYFVLVSLVLLFSNGCRNEVGKVHPDGFTELDSIINVMEVDLRPLEGEIEALASITEYLFKHQDEFVTKASREDYKLSDSGVIYRKVDNKEESSVHVSSIFKKKNEVYDQIYITEALDSAFCEVYSKIPVVSQVYFNTKLQMCRIYPSLDVLNVFDDDMDLTTFNFYYMADEVRNPEKKSKWVEDVYVDPAGRGWILSLIHPVYYQGELEGVMGLDITVNDIIQRFLKHNNRKLLIIDASGNIVAGTNDAIEVLNLPPLRNHTYVQTINSDNFRKEDYNLFKSKSKEVRKMVAKFLLEKDNAYEMKDDYSQQDYIVYCRQMNLLNWYVLEVKS; this is encoded by the coding sequence ATGAAATGTGTTTATTTTGTTCTTGTTTCTTTGGTTTTGCTCTTTTCTAATGGCTGTAGAAATGAGGTGGGGAAAGTTCACCCTGATGGGTTTACTGAATTGGACTCCATTATTAATGTGATGGAAGTAGATTTGCGGCCTTTGGAAGGAGAGATTGAAGCACTAGCGTCAATTACCGAATACCTATTTAAGCACCAAGATGAATTTGTTACCAAGGCTTCAAGAGAAGATTACAAATTGTCGGATTCAGGGGTGATCTATAGAAAGGTGGACAATAAAGAGGAAAGTAGTGTGCACGTTTCGTCTATTTTTAAGAAAAAGAACGAGGTGTATGATCAAATTTATATTACCGAAGCCTTGGATTCAGCTTTCTGTGAGGTGTATTCCAAAATACCTGTAGTCTCTCAGGTGTACTTCAATACGAAACTGCAGATGTGCAGGATATACCCATCCTTGGATGTCTTGAATGTCTTTGACGATGATATGGATCTCACTACATTTAACTTTTACTATATGGCGGATGAGGTAAGGAATCCAGAGAAGAAAAGTAAGTGGGTGGAAGATGTCTATGTGGATCCTGCAGGCCGTGGATGGATATTGTCTTTGATTCACCCGGTATATTATCAGGGGGAGTTGGAAGGTGTTATGGGGCTGGATATCACTGTAAATGATATTATTCAGCGGTTTTTGAAGCATAACAATCGAAAGCTCTTGATCATAGACGCATCAGGTAATATCGTAGCAGGCACCAATGATGCGATAGAGGTGCTTAATTTGCCCCCTTTGAGAAACCATACCTATGTACAGACGATCAATTCGGACAATTTTAGAAAGGAGGATTACAATCTTTTTAAGTCCAAAAGCAAGGAGGTTCGTAAGATGGTAGCAAAATTTTTATTGGAGAAAGACAATGCTTATGAGATGAAGGATGATTACTCCCAGCAGGATTACATTGTTTACTGCAGGCAGATGAATTTGTTGAATTGGTATGTTTTGGAAGTGAAAAGCTGA
- a CDS encoding PAS domain-containing hybrid sensor histidine kinase/response regulator: protein MKYKEGFKRFHVLTLISVASFILIFFLGYFFYNTLSNNLLGSSRQFLGKQVEIASNEVQRRFNTLYEDLTYYTTSLEGNSRIMPGENFKMQSSRTRQLLNSYGALVDTLYVKVDDEMWAYYLRDNNYFERVNVDPQRSFSDPNRLIVVKSHKESITVMASVNLLGFMNYYTSNHYLGKGGYKFYFRGNDVIPLGETEKATGVSLSSNTKSEIKNEYLGGLRGVYEGTIVKKNSAGEEQELKAIVAQYPFNLFPLEGKYAIVFAQDQSIIISKLYNTYFLLFAGLFALLILVIYLLIRHGISIDDKHVELEKKSRQINRLFDQQTMLLQETNGFVYYHDSSGKVSHVSDNVSNVLGFSVEEFLANNKSQIVEKDLKRLQEKAQNAIGNREDYLGFEVSFIKKDGTIIRTKNFERLFYNEEGSFVNSVGICTDITEKYLAERELIKSENRLRAVLNSLPDIIFIYNNQGVYLDYYVQENSMLVDPPEDSLGKQIKDIIPSPYGEKMENALYRASRSGKVQTEQMTLDLPSGKKFLEIRFFKLDDERMISVGRDVTEQRLWEKGLKEAKEVAEGANRAKSEFLASMSHEIRTPMNGLLGMIGLLEYTTLDDEQESIVKVIKDSGESLLSIIKDILDYSKIEEGKLELELSSSKFREELSKVINIFSGMVVGKGLTLNLDISPAIPQWLIMDNEKLSQILFNIIGNAVKFTPKGGEVSIKVSGEPILDKNFMLYFIVKDTGVGIPQSKIDKLINPFTQTGRGIAEEKSGSGLGLAIANKLIELMGGSLQIESEVGKGSEFSFTIFARISDSDEIVGQDEYEKYASEEHKLSNIADQYPMSILLAEDNDINLKFMKLLMKQLGYTVDTVSTGEEAVRAVRVKKYDMVFMDYQMPVMDGLEASREIKKMKQGKDVRIIGLSANVFKEDIDKAFEAGMDDYLTKPIKIQDVVMKIKESSGMNV, encoded by the coding sequence ATGAAGTATAAGGAAGGATTTAAGCGATTTCATGTATTGACATTAATCTCGGTAGCTTCATTTATCCTTATATTTTTTTTAGGGTATTTTTTCTATAATACTCTTTCAAATAACTTACTGGGAAGCAGTAGGCAGTTTTTGGGCAAACAAGTGGAAATTGCCTCGAATGAGGTCCAGCGGAGGTTCAACACACTGTATGAAGACCTGACCTACTATACCACTAGCCTAGAGGGGAATTCTCGTATTATGCCAGGTGAAAATTTTAAAATGCAATCCTCCCGTACCCGGCAATTGCTGAATTCATATGGTGCTTTGGTGGATACGCTTTATGTGAAGGTGGATGATGAAATGTGGGCTTATTATTTGCGTGACAATAATTATTTCGAAAGAGTCAATGTTGATCCCCAGAGAAGCTTTTCCGATCCCAATAGGTTAATTGTAGTGAAGTCCCATAAGGAATCGATTACGGTGATGGCTTCAGTGAACCTGTTGGGGTTTATGAACTATTATACGTCCAATCATTACCTGGGAAAGGGAGGGTATAAGTTCTATTTTCGAGGAAATGATGTGATCCCACTTGGGGAAACTGAAAAGGCTACAGGTGTTTCATTGTCCTCAAATACCAAAAGTGAGATAAAAAACGAATATTTGGGTGGGTTACGAGGCGTGTACGAAGGGACGATTGTGAAGAAAAACAGTGCAGGAGAAGAGCAGGAGCTAAAGGCCATCGTTGCGCAATATCCATTTAATTTATTCCCTCTTGAAGGTAAATATGCCATTGTTTTTGCGCAAGATCAAAGTATCATCATCTCAAAGCTGTATAATACCTACTTTCTACTTTTTGCAGGATTGTTTGCGCTGTTGATTTTAGTGATCTACTTGCTGATCAGGCATGGCATCAGTATTGATGACAAGCATGTGGAACTGGAGAAAAAATCACGCCAGATCAATAGATTGTTTGACCAACAAACGATGCTTTTACAGGAAACCAACGGTTTTGTTTATTACCATGACTCCTCTGGGAAAGTTTCCCATGTCAGTGATAATGTCAGTAACGTATTAGGTTTTTCTGTGGAAGAATTTTTGGCAAATAATAAGAGCCAAATAGTAGAAAAGGATTTGAAGCGATTACAGGAAAAGGCCCAAAATGCTATCGGAAACCGAGAGGATTACTTGGGTTTTGAAGTGAGTTTTATCAAGAAGGATGGAACCATTATTAGGACAAAAAATTTTGAACGGCTTTTTTATAATGAAGAGGGTAGTTTTGTCAACAGCGTAGGAATATGCACAGATATTACAGAAAAATATTTGGCAGAAAGAGAGCTGATAAAGAGTGAAAATAGGCTGAGAGCAGTGCTTAACAGTTTGCCAGATATTATTTTTATCTATAACAATCAAGGGGTTTATCTTGATTATTATGTCCAAGAAAACAGTATGTTGGTTGATCCACCTGAGGATTCCCTTGGCAAGCAAATCAAGGATATTATCCCTTCTCCATATGGAGAGAAGATGGAAAACGCCTTGTACCGTGCGTCGAGATCCGGTAAGGTCCAAACAGAGCAGATGACGCTTGACTTGCCATCTGGGAAGAAATTTCTGGAAATCAGGTTCTTTAAGTTGGATGACGAAAGAATGATCTCTGTGGGGCGTGATGTTACTGAGCAGAGGCTTTGGGAAAAAGGGCTCAAAGAAGCCAAGGAAGTGGCTGAAGGAGCCAATAGGGCCAAGTCGGAATTTTTGGCAAGTATGAGCCATGAGATAAGGACGCCTATGAATGGCCTATTGGGGATGATAGGTTTATTGGAGTACACTACACTGGATGATGAGCAAGAAAGCATCGTTAAGGTGATCAAGGATTCTGGTGAGTCCCTATTATCCATCATTAAGGATATTTTGGACTATTCCAAAATAGAGGAGGGGAAGCTGGAACTAGAACTTTCGAGTTCCAAATTCCGGGAGGAACTAAGTAAGGTGATCAATATATTTTCTGGGATGGTAGTGGGCAAAGGACTGACGCTGAATTTGGATATCTCCCCAGCTATCCCACAATGGCTGATCATGGACAATGAAAAACTCAGCCAGATCCTATTTAACATCATAGGAAATGCGGTGAAGTTTACACCAAAAGGAGGTGAGGTGAGTATAAAAGTGTCTGGTGAGCCGATCTTAGATAAGAATTTTATGCTCTATTTCATTGTAAAGGATACAGGGGTAGGTATTCCCCAGTCCAAAATTGATAAGCTGATCAATCCATTTACCCAAACAGGACGGGGGATAGCAGAGGAGAAAAGTGGTAGTGGCTTAGGATTGGCTATTGCCAATAAGCTTATCGAACTCATGGGAGGGAGCCTGCAGATAGAGAGTGAGGTAGGGAAGGGCTCTGAGTTTTCTTTTACTATTTTTGCTCGGATATCCGATAGTGATGAGATAGTGGGACAGGATGAATATGAAAAATATGCGAGCGAAGAGCACAAGCTTTCGAATATTGCTGACCAGTATCCTATGAGTATCCTTTTGGCTGAGGATAATGATATCAACTTAAAATTCATGAAATTGTTGATGAAACAATTGGGGTATACAGTTGATACAGTGTCCACTGGAGAGGAGGCTGTCCGGGCGGTTAGGGTGAAGAAGTACGATATGGTATTTATGGATTACCAGATGCCAGTAATGGATGGCTTGGAAGCGTCCAGAGAGATCAAAAAGATGAAGCAAGGAAAGGATGTCCGTATCATTGGCCTTTCTGCCAATGTGTTTAAGGAGGATATAGATAAGGCGTTTGAGGCTGGCATGGACGATTATCTTACCAAGCCCATCAAAATTCAGGATGTGGTGATGAAAATAAAAGAAAGCTCAGGAATGAATGTATAG
- a CDS encoding dihydrolipoamide acetyltransferase family protein, with amino-acid sequence MATIEMVMPKMGESIIEGTILTWLKKEGETIEQDESVLEVATDKVDTEVPSSHAGILKKILANEGDVVAVGAPIALLETEEDEEEGTSVTPNQAPTTDTPEEKEELLAAAPAQTASIVSPTTEKAEGDSRFYSPLVLSIAKEEGINKAELAQIKGTGKEGRVTKKDMLNYLKNRTSVSSNPIPQATPSVSAGDEIIEMDRMRKMIAERMLESKRIAPHVTSFVEADVTNIVLWRNKVKEEYKKKMGEPLTFTPFFIEAVAKAIQDFPMINISVDGDKIIKKKNINIGVAVALPSGNLIVPVIKKANELNLTGLSKKINDLAGRARINKLSADELSGGTYTISNVGSFGNLMGTPIIMQPQVAILAIGAITKKPAVVETPTGDAIAIRHKMFLSHSYDHRVVDGSLGGMFVKRVAEYLEAFDINTKL; translated from the coding sequence ATGGCAACTATAGAAATGGTAATGCCCAAAATGGGTGAAAGTATAATTGAGGGCACCATCTTGACATGGTTAAAAAAAGAAGGAGAAACTATCGAGCAGGACGAATCTGTCCTAGAGGTAGCTACTGACAAAGTAGATACGGAAGTTCCTTCCTCACATGCAGGTATACTGAAAAAAATCCTTGCAAATGAAGGCGATGTAGTGGCTGTAGGAGCCCCGATAGCCCTATTAGAAACTGAGGAAGACGAAGAAGAAGGCACTTCAGTAACACCGAATCAAGCACCAACTACAGATACGCCAGAAGAAAAAGAAGAACTGCTCGCCGCAGCACCTGCACAGACAGCTTCTATCGTGAGTCCAACTACAGAAAAAGCGGAGGGAGACAGTAGATTCTACTCTCCGTTAGTATTGAGCATTGCAAAAGAAGAAGGCATTAATAAAGCTGAACTGGCCCAAATAAAAGGTACAGGAAAAGAGGGCAGAGTCACTAAAAAAGACATGCTCAATTATTTGAAAAACCGTACATCAGTTTCTTCCAATCCCATCCCACAAGCTACTCCAAGCGTATCAGCCGGTGACGAGATCATTGAGATGGACAGGATGCGCAAAATGATTGCAGAAAGAATGCTGGAATCAAAACGCATCGCCCCTCATGTGACTTCTTTTGTAGAAGCAGATGTGACCAATATTGTACTGTGGAGAAACAAAGTAAAAGAAGAGTACAAAAAGAAAATGGGCGAACCCTTAACGTTCACTCCATTTTTCATTGAAGCAGTGGCCAAAGCCATCCAGGATTTTCCAATGATCAATATCTCCGTGGATGGGGACAAAATCATCAAAAAGAAAAACATTAACATTGGAGTGGCGGTAGCACTTCCTAGTGGCAATCTGATCGTACCTGTCATCAAAAAGGCCAATGAGCTCAACCTGACAGGACTTTCTAAAAAGATCAACGACTTGGCAGGAAGAGCGCGTATCAACAAACTTTCGGCTGATGAACTTTCTGGCGGCACCTATACCATCTCCAACGTAGGCTCCTTTGGCAACCTAATGGGCACGCCTATTATCATGCAGCCTCAAGTGGCCATTTTAGCGATAGGTGCCATTACCAAAAAGCCAGCGGTAGTGGAGACTCCTACTGGAGATGCCATTGCCATTCGCCATAAAATGTTCTTGTCACACTCCTACGACCACCGTGTGGTCGACGGCTCCTTGGGAGGTATGTTTGTCAAAAGGGTGGCTGAATACCTCGAAGCATTCGACATTAACACCAAGCTATAA